The following proteins come from a genomic window of Acinetobacter sp. SAAs474:
- the rutC gene encoding pyrimidine utilization protein C — MPKTIICPVGTSQPLAPYVPATKADNIIYVSGTLAFDEHNNVVHIGDAAAQTRHILDTIQNILAAAGASMNDITFNHIFIKDWADYSAINHVYAEYFPQDKPARYCIQTGLVKPEALIEIASIAHV; from the coding sequence ATGCCTAAAACCATTATATGCCCAGTCGGAACATCGCAACCCTTAGCACCTTATGTCCCTGCAACCAAAGCGGACAATATTATTTATGTTTCAGGAACATTAGCTTTTGATGAACATAATAATGTCGTCCATATCGGTGATGCTGCTGCACAAACTCGCCATATTCTAGACACGATCCAAAATATTCTGGCCGCTGCTGGGGCCTCCATGAACGATATTACGTTTAATCATATTTTTATTAAGGATTGGGCTGATTATTCTGCGATCAACCATGTTTATGCAGAATATTTTCCACAAGATAAACCTGCTCGTTATTGCATTCAAACAGGTTTAGTTAAACCCGAAGCACTGATTGAAATTGCCTCGATTGCACATGTTTAA
- a CDS encoding methyl-accepting chemotaxis protein yields MVGDQQQKNNMAQSIYSSKGHLDKPPSYFKKIQLTVKFICQSKRLFTVMMIMLFAMSISLLLLVQRYYLNTSFTELRVLSQRISHQVGEVITINTPDEITRLRDLQTQFNDNLNQLKYWSIDGNQITAIEDQWVMISKQIDFIVKQKKLINQLYDNHIAMTEIVPAIQIEYQSMMAQMLTIPISSQHILLLSEQIIRVQQILKLIEPEFLISNFSIEDADQLNKDMQLFTDHLNTQFQPKTAGGIQPITDPKLTSILQNIQVAYDDVIQPASAVVLANINPILQIQKTVTQVPNQIVQLSEDLTARSVSSWSWLLWPILTMILMFIILLIYIYQLVNLQHHHDVVAHQDDHNDQIQAQYQQNAMLRLLDEINQLNQGSLPLSPTNTENFNSMTDAINIAIQQLHQFMATVHHQTKILQQHDINVENVIARLIEYCDHQNQKIIDISFNINDMLVLREQLFENIESCHFISQRLAVAVSKINQIDGMGNDVQMINQKIQAILAEIPSFEFSLPDFDQVTSLIDELSAQSHVLAMNTAIQARKSDQPSNTILLMLADEAQNMTQRVAMMQKRLRSWQEDIQKSFQEIISSIQQHQIEETAVDLNTTQDIHAIFNEITAQSAQLNQLMSNITEGLKRDVYFTHHIAITMESIQEITSQKSLIILEMTTNMTELRQIVDSLQHLLSKPERLDVVAEI; encoded by the coding sequence ATGGTGGGAGACCAACAACAGAAAAATAATATGGCGCAAAGTATTTATTCATCAAAGGGGCATCTAGACAAACCACCATCATATTTTAAGAAAATACAGTTGACCGTAAAATTTATTTGTCAATCTAAACGATTATTTACTGTGATGATGATCATGCTATTTGCGATGAGCATAAGTTTATTGCTGCTAGTACAACGCTATTATTTAAATACAAGTTTCACTGAATTACGCGTATTGTCGCAGCGGATTTCTCATCAAGTCGGTGAAGTAATTACGATTAATACCCCTGATGAGATTACAAGACTGCGTGATTTACAAACCCAATTTAATGATAATTTAAATCAGCTTAAGTACTGGTCGATTGATGGTAATCAAATCACGGCAATTGAAGATCAATGGGTGATGATATCTAAACAAATTGACTTTATAGTGAAGCAAAAAAAGCTGATTAATCAGCTTTATGACAACCATATTGCAATGACGGAAATTGTGCCTGCGATTCAGATTGAATATCAATCAATGATGGCACAAATGCTGACTATCCCTATATCAAGTCAGCATATTCTGTTGCTCAGTGAGCAAATTATACGCGTACAGCAAATTTTAAAATTGATCGAGCCTGAATTTTTAATCTCAAATTTTTCAATTGAAGATGCAGATCAATTAAATAAAGATATGCAATTATTTACTGATCATTTAAATACGCAGTTCCAGCCTAAGACAGCAGGAGGTATTCAACCGATCACTGATCCTAAATTAACATCAATATTACAGAATATTCAGGTGGCTTATGATGATGTGATCCAGCCAGCCAGCGCTGTTGTTTTGGCCAATATTAATCCCATTCTTCAGATTCAAAAAACTGTCACTCAAGTACCCAATCAAATAGTACAGTTATCAGAGGATTTAACTGCACGTTCAGTATCAAGTTGGTCTTGGCTGTTATGGCCCATTTTAACCATGATACTGATGTTCATCATATTATTGATTTATATATATCAGCTAGTTAATTTACAGCATCATCATGATGTAGTGGCTCATCAGGATGACCATAATGATCAAATTCAAGCACAATATCAACAAAATGCAATGTTACGCTTATTGGATGAAATTAATCAGTTGAATCAAGGCAGTTTACCCTTATCGCCAACCAATACAGAAAATTTTAATAGCATGACAGATGCAATTAATATTGCCATTCAGCAGTTGCATCAGTTTATGGCTACTGTTCATCATCAGACCAAAATATTACAGCAGCATGATATTAATGTCGAAAATGTGATTGCTCGATTGATCGAGTATTGTGATCATCAAAATCAAAAAATCATAGATATATCTTTTAATATTAATGACATGCTGGTGCTCAGGGAGCAGCTATTTGAAAATATTGAAAGTTGTCATTTTATTTCACAGCGTTTAGCTGTTGCAGTGTCGAAGATCAATCAAATAGATGGTATGGGTAATGATGTACAGATGATAAATCAAAAAATTCAAGCAATTTTAGCCGAAATACCGTCATTTGAATTTTCTTTACCAGACTTTGATCAAGTAACGTCATTAATTGATGAGCTGAGTGCTCAAAGTCATGTTTTAGCGATGAATACGGCAATTCAAGCCAGAAAGTCTGATCAGCCATCCAACACGATTTTGTTGATGCTTGCAGATGAAGCTCAAAATATGACACAGCGTGTTGCTATGATGCAAAAGCGGCTTAGATCATGGCAAGAGGATATACAGAAATCATTTCAGGAAATCATCAGCTCGATACAACAGCATCAAATCGAAGAAACAGCGGTTGATCTTAATACCACGCAAGATATCCACGCAATATTCAATGAGATAACGGCACAATCAGCACAGTTGAATCAATTGATGAGCAATATTACTGAGGGGCTAAAACGAGATGTTTATTTCACTCATCATATTGCAATAACGATGGAGAGTATCCAAGAAATTACTTCACAAAAATCACTCATTATTCTAGAAATGACAACGAATATGACTGAGTTACGACAAATAGTAGATAGCTTGCAGCATTTGTTGAGCAAGCCCGAGCGATTAGATGTTGTCGCAGAAATTTAA
- a CDS encoding PleD family two-component system response regulator codes for MARILIVDDSPTETFRFKEILTKHGFEVLEASNGADGVTIAQAELPDLVLMDVVMPGVNGFQATRQIVRGATTKHIPIVMVSIKDQATDRVWGKRQGAKEYLTKPIDEQLLIDVIHQYLPIA; via the coding sequence ATGGCTCGAATTTTAATTGTAGATGATTCGCCTACAGAAACTTTTCGTTTTAAAGAAATTTTAACCAAACATGGTTTTGAGGTATTGGAAGCATCCAATGGTGCTGATGGCGTGACGATTGCACAGGCTGAATTGCCGGATCTAGTATTAATGGATGTGGTCATGCCAGGTGTGAATGGTTTTCAGGCAACACGTCAAATTGTACGTGGTGCAACCACTAAACATATTCCTATTGTCATGGTAAGTATTAAAGATCAAGCAACAGATCGTGTGTGGGGTAAACGTCAAGGGGCAAAAGAATATTTGACTAAGCCTATTGATGAGCAATTATTAATCGATGTTATTCATCAGTATTTACCTATAGCCTAA
- a CDS encoding nitroreductase family protein, protein MTFLTQLAKRRSIYCIGNNIDMHNNDLEHLILQAIRLSPSSFNSQSSRAVILFDQSHLKFWDMVFDRLSHMIPAEALPRTKSKIECFSMGKGTVLFYEDQHVIKQLQQQYSSYAAGFPIWSEHSTAMAQFAVWLALTEHNIGASLQHYGMLVEQQVSQEFSIPTHWSLSAQLVFGSIEDVAKEKTFIDDHLRFKTFD, encoded by the coding sequence ATGACATTTTTAACTCAACTGGCCAAACGCCGCAGTATATATTGCATTGGCAACAATATTGATATGCATAATAATGATTTAGAGCATCTTATTCTACAAGCAATACGACTGAGCCCCTCTTCATTTAACTCTCAATCATCACGTGCAGTTATTTTATTTGATCAGTCACATCTCAAATTCTGGGACATGGTGTTTGATCGCTTAAGTCATATGATTCCTGCAGAAGCATTGCCACGTACAAAAAGCAAAATTGAATGCTTTAGCATGGGAAAAGGTACTGTTTTATTTTATGAAGACCAACATGTTATAAAACAACTTCAACAACAATATAGTAGCTATGCAGCGGGTTTCCCAATTTGGTCAGAACACTCTACTGCAATGGCACAATTTGCCGTTTGGCTGGCATTGACTGAACACAATATTGGTGCATCATTACAACATTACGGTATGCTGGTAGAACAACAGGTCAGTCAGGAATTTTCGATTCCTACCCATTGGTCGCTCAGTGCTCAACTGGTTTTTGGCTCTATCGAGGATGTGGCCAAGGAAAAGACATTTATAGATGATCATTTAAGGTTTAAAACCTTTGATTAG
- the rutF gene encoding NADH-dependent FMN reductase RutF, whose product MNQTHTQSDIQTHSSSLLEHSLSQIHLEIDQHLFRQGMANLGAAVNVITTQGPAGLAGFTASAVCSVTDNPPTLLVCLNRSASVFQTFKENQVLCVNTLSSQQQHLSNLFGGKTPMSERFQQGTWQSLVTKAPVLQDALVSFDCEVVNSLSVGSHDVLFCQVKAMQQRQGMNALIYFNRAYCEPLEMC is encoded by the coding sequence ATGAATCAAACACACACTCAGTCTGATATTCAAACACACTCCTCCTCTTTATTAGAGCATTCTTTATCGCAAATACATTTAGAAATTGATCAACACCTATTTCGCCAAGGTATGGCAAATCTTGGTGCGGCTGTCAATGTCATTACTACACAAGGACCAGCAGGGCTGGCAGGTTTTACTGCATCTGCAGTATGCAGTGTGACAGATAATCCACCAACGCTATTGGTCTGTTTAAACCGATCTGCATCCGTTTTTCAAACTTTTAAAGAGAATCAAGTGCTCTGCGTCAATACACTTTCTTCACAACAACAGCATTTGTCTAATCTCTTTGGTGGAAAAACACCGATGTCTGAACGTTTTCAACAAGGAACATGGCAATCGCTGGTGACAAAAGCACCTGTTTTACAAGATGCACTGGTCAGTTTTGATTGTGAAGTAGTCAATAGTTTGTCTGTTGGAAGCCATGATGTACTGTTTTGTCAAGTTAAAGCCATGCAACAACGTCAAGGAATGAATGCGCTGATATATTTTAACCGTGCATATTGTGAGCCATTAGAAATGTGCTAA
- a CDS encoding ABC transporter permease, whose amino-acid sequence MFKQKVQNIYQLGCKELWSLWRDPVMLLLIIYTFTVSVYTAATAMPDTLNMAPIALVDEDHSTLSERISAAFTPPYFKSTTTALNEMDSGMDAGEFTFSVNIPVGFQQDVLAGNQVAIQLNVDATRMSQAMSGAGYIQQIIQDEVNEYQLRHRAITALPVELELRARFNPTLNPMWFGSVMQIINNVAMLSIILTGAALIREREHGTIEHLMVMPVSVFEIMLSKVLSMSLVVLLAAFVGLKLVVENILHVPIEGNLYLFFFGALLTLFATTSMGIYMATISKSMPQFGLLMMLILIPLQMLSGGTTPRESMPQIVQDIMLIAPTTHFVSLAQAILYRNAGFDVVWPSFLWLIAIASVFFYISLKRFKATIHTMA is encoded by the coding sequence ATGTTCAAACAAAAAGTACAGAATATCTATCAGCTTGGCTGTAAGGAGCTCTGGAGTTTATGGCGTGATCCTGTAATGTTGCTGTTAATTATTTATACCTTTACTGTTTCAGTATATACCGCAGCAACTGCCATGCCAGACACATTAAATATGGCACCAATTGCACTTGTAGATGAAGATCACTCAACATTGTCCGAACGTATTTCTGCTGCATTTACCCCACCTTATTTTAAGTCGACCACGACTGCATTAAATGAAATGGATAGTGGTATGGATGCAGGGGAATTTACCTTTTCAGTGAATATTCCAGTCGGATTTCAACAAGATGTGTTAGCCGGTAATCAGGTGGCTATTCAGCTTAATGTCGATGCCACTCGAATGTCACAAGCCATGTCTGGTGCTGGATATATCCAACAAATTATTCAGGATGAAGTAAATGAATATCAACTTCGTCATCGTGCAATCACTGCACTACCTGTTGAGCTTGAGCTGCGTGCACGTTTTAATCCAACCCTTAATCCGATGTGGTTTGGTAGTGTGATGCAAATTATTAATAATGTTGCCATGCTTTCGATTATTTTAACTGGAGCTGCTTTAATTCGTGAACGGGAACATGGCACCATTGAACATTTAATGGTGATGCCAGTGAGTGTATTTGAAATTATGCTCTCTAAGGTTTTATCCATGAGTCTAGTGGTTCTTTTAGCCGCTTTTGTGGGTTTAAAGCTGGTGGTTGAAAATATATTACATGTACCGATTGAAGGTAATTTGTATTTATTTTTCTTTGGTGCATTATTAACCTTGTTTGCCACGACCTCTATGGGGATTTATATGGCAACGATTTCTAAATCGATGCCACAATTTGGCTTATTGATGATGCTCATTTTAATTCCATTACAAATGCTTTCTGGTGGGACGACACCACGTGAGAGTATGCCTCAAATAGTACAAGATATTATGTTAATTGCACCGACCACACATTTTGTATCTTTAGCACAAGCAATTTTATATCGTAATGCTGGTTTTGATGTGGTATGGCCCTCATTTTTATGGTTGATTGCGATTGCTAGCGTATTTTTCTATATTTCATTAAAGCGTTTTAAAGCGACAATTCACACTATGGCATAG
- the rutD gene encoding pyrimidine utilization protein D, with translation MKYQIHYCNTLGAKDYIVLSSGLGGHANFWQPQLEALTAYFHVLTYDQEGCHANAKLLDKNYRITDMAQQIFNILKHEQISQCHFIGHALGGHIGAELAVLMHQDNQQQQQQQQQQQQQKTLLSLTCINAWDELDSHTEKCFKTRIALLQHAGIMPYIEAQALFLYPPAWISRHIATIQQSEQDQFNNFPPIFNVLARLNALQKFKIQAQHHNALQHTPIHLIANQDDFLVPYHKSLDLKLALGHGHCSILKTGAHASTITESHILNCTLVDFLLNLKQS, from the coding sequence ATGAAATACCAAATACATTATTGCAATACTTTAGGGGCCAAAGACTATATTGTGCTTTCTTCCGGTTTAGGAGGGCATGCTAATTTTTGGCAGCCACAACTTGAAGCATTAACAGCTTATTTTCATGTGTTAACTTATGATCAAGAAGGCTGCCATGCGAATGCAAAACTACTCGATAAAAATTATCGCATTACCGATATGGCCCAACAAATTTTTAATATCTTGAAACACGAACAGATTTCACAATGCCATTTTATTGGCCATGCCTTAGGTGGGCATATTGGTGCTGAATTGGCTGTTTTAATGCATCAAGACAATCAACAGCAACAGCAACAGCAACAGCAACAGCAACAGCAAAAAACATTATTAAGTTTAACCTGCATTAATGCGTGGGATGAGCTAGATTCACATACCGAAAAATGTTTTAAAACTCGTATTGCACTCCTGCAGCATGCTGGCATCATGCCCTATATTGAAGCTCAAGCTTTATTTCTCTATCCACCAGCTTGGATCTCGCGGCATATTGCAACCATTCAACAAAGTGAACAAGATCAATTTAATAATTTTCCACCTATATTCAATGTATTAGCTCGACTAAATGCCTTGCAGAAATTTAAAATTCAAGCGCAACACCACAATGCATTACAGCATACACCCATTCATCTGATTGCGAACCAAGATGATTTCTTAGTGCCTTACCATAAAAGTTTAGATCTTAAATTAGCATTAGGGCATGGGCATTGTTCAATTTTAAAAACAGGAGCACATGCATCGACAATCACAGAAAGTCATATCTTAAACTGTACGCTAGTCGATTTTTTACTCAATTTAAAACAATCATAA
- the rutG gene encoding pyrimidine utilization transport protein G, giving the protein MPTKQPWFAKFTPYRGNLDTTPVQIDEYLPIGKSLVLGLQHAFAMFGATVLAPLLMGFDPNLTIFITGIGTILFFLITGGRLPSYLGSSFAFIAAVTLATGYSGVGANPNIAVALGGTFVCGILYALIGLLVMKTGTQWIEKLMPPIVTGVIVMIIGLNLAPVAIKSVSANHFDSWMALLTIGCISVIAVFTRGMIRRLLLLLGLVSAYALYFLIANIIGLGTPIDFAPVHAAAWFGLPEFHAPVFEANAIMLIAPVAIILVAENLGHFKAVSAMTGKNLSPYMGRGFFADGICTTLSSSIGGTGMTTYAENIGVMAVTKVYATTVFVFAGIFAILLGLSPKFGAIIHTIPVALLGGASIVVFGLITVAGAKIWVDNKVDFTKNSTLLIGAVCLIMGTGNYSIHIGAFDLGGIGTATLAAILLNFFLNRHEDQVLEQSSLKNKSKIVHS; this is encoded by the coding sequence ATGCCAACAAAACAACCATGGTTTGCAAAATTTACACCGTATCGTGGCAATTTAGACACCACACCCGTGCAAATTGATGAATATTTACCTATTGGAAAAAGTCTGGTTTTAGGTTTACAACACGCTTTTGCAATGTTTGGTGCAACAGTACTGGCACCTTTGCTGATGGGATTTGATCCCAATTTAACCATCTTCATCACCGGGATTGGTACCATTTTATTTTTTCTAATCACTGGCGGCAGATTACCGAGTTATCTCGGTTCCAGCTTTGCTTTTATTGCAGCCGTAACGCTTGCTACAGGTTATAGTGGTGTAGGAGCCAATCCCAATATTGCTGTGGCATTAGGAGGCACCTTCGTTTGCGGCATACTGTATGCCCTGATTGGTTTACTGGTCATGAAAACAGGAACGCAATGGATTGAGAAATTAATGCCGCCGATTGTCACAGGGGTAATTGTGATGATTATTGGTTTAAATTTAGCGCCAGTTGCAATTAAAAGTGTATCTGCCAACCATTTTGATAGCTGGATGGCATTACTGACGATTGGTTGTATCAGTGTCATTGCCGTGTTTACACGAGGTATGATCCGACGCTTACTGTTATTACTGGGTCTGGTGAGTGCTTATGCACTGTATTTTTTGATTGCCAATATCATAGGGCTAGGTACACCAATTGATTTTGCTCCAGTACATGCAGCAGCCTGGTTTGGCTTACCCGAATTTCACGCCCCAGTATTTGAAGCAAATGCCATTATGCTCATTGCGCCTGTTGCCATTATTTTGGTTGCAGAAAATTTAGGACATTTTAAAGCTGTTTCAGCCATGACAGGCAAAAATCTGTCTCCCTATATGGGGCGTGGTTTTTTTGCAGACGGTATTTGCACCACGTTATCATCCTCCATCGGTGGTACAGGTATGACCACATATGCAGAAAATATTGGTGTCATGGCGGTAACTAAAGTTTACGCGACCACTGTCTTTGTCTTTGCAGGTATTTTTGCAATTTTATTGGGATTATCACCAAAATTTGGTGCCATCATTCATACCATTCCTGTCGCTTTATTAGGCGGTGCTTCCATTGTTGTATTCGGCTTAATTACTGTCGCTGGCGCTAAAATTTGGGTAGATAACAAAGTTGATTTTACTAAAAACAGTACCCTATTGATTGGAGCAGTCTGCCTCATTATGGGAACAGGAAATTACAGCATACATATTGGTGCTTTTGATTTAGGGGGAATTGGTACAGCAACATTGGCCGCAATTTTACTGAACTTTTTCTTAAATCGTCATGAAGATCAAGTGCTAGAGCAGTCCAGTCTTAAAAACAAAAGTAAAATTGTACATAGTTAG
- the rutB gene encoding pyrimidine utilization protein B: protein MNHIVCSAFSAASSQSKLLKAEPESIQLAPEHTALIVIDMQNAYSSLGGYLDLAGFDVSNTQPVIENIQKAIAAAHQAGIQVIYFKNGWDAAYQEAGGIDSPNFHKSNALKTMKKQPELYGKLLAKGSWDFELIDALQPTENDLIIEKPRYSGFFNTALDSMLRCRGIRNLVFTGIATNVCVESTLRDGFFLEYFGIALADACYQAGPITAHDASLYNIKTFFGWVSDTASFVDTFSNTPNA, encoded by the coding sequence ATGAATCATATCGTATGTAGTGCATTTAGTGCAGCAAGTTCACAAAGTAAACTTTTAAAAGCTGAGCCTGAATCGATTCAACTGGCACCTGAACATACCGCTTTAATTGTCATTGATATGCAAAATGCCTATAGCTCATTAGGAGGATATTTAGATTTAGCTGGATTTGACGTATCCAATACACAGCCAGTGATCGAAAATATTCAAAAAGCGATCGCTGCTGCACATCAGGCAGGTATTCAAGTGATTTATTTTAAAAATGGCTGGGATGCAGCATATCAGGAGGCTGGTGGAATAGATTCACCTAATTTTCATAAATCAAATGCCTTAAAAACTATGAAAAAACAACCAGAACTCTATGGCAAATTACTGGCAAAAGGCAGTTGGGATTTTGAATTAATTGATGCACTTCAGCCCACAGAAAATGACTTAATCATTGAGAAACCTCGCTATAGCGGCTTCTTTAATACAGCACTAGATAGCATGTTACGTTGTCGGGGTATTCGCAATTTAGTATTTACCGGTATTGCCACTAATGTCTGTGTCGAATCAACATTAAGAGATGGTTTTTTCTTAGAATACTTTGGGATTGCTTTAGCAGATGCCTGCTATCAAGCAGGGCCTATCACTGCACATGACGCCAGTTTATATAACATTAAAACATTTTTTGGCTGGGTTTCTGACACCGCGAGTTTTGTCGATACCTTTAGCAATACCCCCAATGCTTAG
- the rutA gene encoding pyrimidine utilization protein A, whose translation MKIGIFCPIGNNGWLLSENAPQYQPSFEMNKQIVQRAEYYGFDFALSMIKLRGFGGKTEFWDHNLETFTLMAGLAAVTNKIKIYATAATLVMPPAIVARMAATIDSISNGRFGLNVVSGWQSAEYSQMGMWPGNEYFAKRYEYLSEYVQILRELWATGHSNFQGDHFHMQDCRVSPRPQADMKIICAGQSDTGLEFSAQYADYNFVFGKGFNTPTAYADINQRLKKYTDQTGRHVQTYVLFMVIAAETDEEALKKWHHYQQGADIEAINWLMNQGNNDNQSGTDTNIRQMASAISPVNINMGTLVGSYRHVAEMLDEISHIEGTEGILLTFDDFIQGVEDFGQQIQPYMQCRQHITADQTINGAVWEKSA comes from the coding sequence ATGAAAATTGGTATCTTTTGTCCAATTGGCAATAATGGCTGGTTATTGTCTGAAAATGCACCTCAATATCAGCCTAGTTTTGAGATGAATAAGCAAATTGTACAACGTGCAGAATATTATGGTTTTGACTTTGCATTATCCATGATCAAATTACGTGGATTTGGTGGAAAAACTGAATTTTGGGATCATAATTTAGAAACTTTTACATTAATGGCGGGTTTAGCTGCCGTCACCAATAAAATTAAAATTTATGCTACAGCGGCAACATTGGTCATGCCTCCTGCCATTGTTGCGCGTATGGCAGCAACGATTGACTCTATTTCGAATGGCCGTTTTGGTTTAAATGTGGTCAGTGGATGGCAATCTGCAGAATACAGCCAAATGGGTATGTGGCCAGGAAATGAATATTTTGCAAAACGCTATGAATACCTATCTGAATATGTACAAATTTTACGTGAACTTTGGGCAACAGGACATTCTAATTTTCAAGGTGACCATTTTCATATGCAAGATTGCCGAGTGAGTCCACGCCCTCAGGCAGATATGAAAATTATTTGTGCAGGTCAATCCGATACAGGACTTGAATTTTCAGCACAATATGCAGATTACAATTTTGTGTTTGGTAAAGGATTCAATACGCCAACTGCATATGCCGATATTAATCAACGCTTAAAAAAATATACCGACCAAACCGGTCGTCATGTACAAACCTATGTGCTGTTTATGGTGATTGCTGCTGAAACAGATGAGGAGGCCTTAAAAAAATGGCACCACTATCAACAAGGTGCTGATATTGAGGCAATTAATTGGCTAATGAATCAAGGCAATAACGATAATCAATCTGGTACAGATACCAATATTCGTCAAATGGCCTCTGCGATTTCACCTGTCAACATCAATATGGGCACTTTAGTAGGTTCATATCGCCATGTTGCAGAAATGCTCGATGAAATTAGTCATATCGAAGGAACAGAAGGCATTCTATTAACTTTTGATGATTTTATTCAAGGTGTTGAGGATTTTGGGCAACAAATACAGCCCTATATGCAATGCCGTCAACACATCACAGCAGATCAAACCATCAATGGCGCTGTTTGGGAGAAATCAGCATGA
- a CDS encoding NAD(P)-dependent oxidoreductase produces the protein MGWHMAAHLSRQEYPVWVWNRTQQKSDQHAKCFGTIAVSIQQAVQADYIFSCLPTSADIEALIMQFPPKPGSIWIDCTSGVPDSAQYLSQYLIKQHVYFLDAPVSGQTIGAKNGVLTVMVGGDKTAFLKAKPFIETFSQLIEYVGESGAGFAVKAVNNTLMATHLWALAEGLLLLKAKKVNIKSALHCINHSSGQSSISTHIMAQKVLTRSFHKTFALNLLQKDIAIAIDLLKNQQLNLALLQHVQQQFQCITPADAIDIDFSAVVQSLEQQYQLELS, from the coding sequence ATGGGATGGCATATGGCCGCTCACTTATCTCGACAAGAATATCCAGTTTGGGTATGGAATAGAACACAGCAGAAATCAGATCAACATGCAAAATGCTTTGGTACGATTGCCGTATCCATTCAACAAGCTGTACAAGCAGATTATATTTTTAGCTGCTTACCGACCAGTGCCGATATTGAAGCATTAATTATGCAATTTCCACCAAAGCCTGGCAGTATTTGGATTGACTGTACTAGCGGTGTGCCGGATTCAGCACAATATTTAAGTCAGTACTTAATAAAACAACACGTCTATTTTTTAGATGCACCCGTTTCTGGACAAACGATAGGGGCAAAAAATGGTGTATTAACGGTGATGGTCGGAGGAGATAAAACCGCTTTCCTTAAAGCCAAACCATTTATAGAAACTTTTTCTCAACTGATTGAATATGTAGGTGAAAGTGGTGCTGGATTTGCAGTTAAAGCCGTCAATAACACACTCATGGCAACACATTTATGGGCATTAGCAGAAGGCTTGCTGCTGTTAAAAGCAAAAAAGGTCAATATAAAGTCGGCATTACATTGCATTAACCATTCCAGTGGTCAAAGTAGTATTTCCACACATATTATGGCACAAAAAGTTTTAACCCGAAGTTTTCATAAAACTTTTGCTTTGAACTTACTACAGAAAGATATCGCTATTGCAATCGACTTATTAAAAAATCAACAGCTCAATCTTGCTTTATTGCAACACGTACAACAGCAATTTCAATGTATAACACCAGCAGATGCCATAGATATTGATTTTTCAGCAGTAGTACAGTCTTTAGAGCAGCAATATCAACTTGAGTTAAGTTAA